Within the Thermosynechococcaceae cyanobacterium Okahandja genome, the region CCCAAGGCCGCCTCATCAGGGGCTAGGGGCAAGTCCAGCACCAGTTGATTCTCTTCAAAGCGAAAAAGGGGATGGGGTGCCACCTGCACCGTTAAATAGAGATCGCCGCGCTGGGATGTGTAGGGGTTACTTTTACCTTTACCCCGCAGCCGTAGCTTTGTGCCCGGTTTAATACCCGCCGGAATTGTAACCGTAACTTTTTCGGCACCAATTTGGAAGGTTTTTTCGCAGCCTTGGGCGGCCTCTTGGAAACTAATTTGTACCTCTGCTTCGCTATCGGCGCTAGTACTGCCAAATCCAGACGGATCAAAGCCCCCCGGCCAACCACTTGCTCCTGCTGCACCGGAAACCCGTCCTAGCAGTTCATTAATAAACTCTTCAAAGTTGGCAAATTGGCTAAAGTCGCCGTCAAAACCACCGACATTCACATTAAAACCGCTGGTACTGCCTGCTGCCTGCTGCCAGTACTGGCCAAACTGGTCATACTTGCGCCGTTTTTCCGGATCCGAGAGAACTTCGTGCGCTTCGTTAATTTCTTTGAACCGAGCTTCCGCATCCTTGTCTCCCGGGTTTAAGTCAGGGTGGTATTTGCGGGCAAGGCGGCGGAAGGCTTGCCGAATTTCGGCATCCGTGGCCGTTTTGCTGACCCCTAAAACTTGATAGTAGTCTTTGAAGTCGGTACGAGCCATGGGAGAG harbors:
- a CDS encoding DnaJ domain-containing protein, translated to MARTDFKDYYQVLGVSKTATDAEIRQAFRRLARKYHPDLNPGDKDAEARFKEINEAHEVLSDPEKRRKYDQFGQYWQQAAGSTSGFNVNVGGFDGDFSQFANFEEFINELLGRVSGAAGASGWPGGFDPSGFGSTSADSEAEVQISFQEAAQGCEKTFQIGAEKVTVTIPAGIKPGTKLRLRGKGKSNPYTSQRGDLYLTVQVAPHPLFRFEENQLVLDLPLAPDEAALGTQLTVPTPSGNVVLNIPAGTRSGQSLRLRGKGWPRPNGTPGDLLAKVQIVPPKSLSGAEKDLYEKLRSLRTFNPRAHWPST